The Alnus glutinosa chromosome 1, dhAlnGlut1.1, whole genome shotgun sequence region ttcattttagattttttatgtCATATAACTAGGTGTATTTCCtgaaatattattaaaacatAGGTTAGATGTGGGGATTATACATAAAGTTCTGACCTTAAGGCTTTCATGTAGTATCATTTGCCTAACATCCACTAGTGTCTACATAGTTCGTGCATTAGGGAAAATCATTTAGTGCTAACTTTGTTGTTATGAAAGGGTTTATAGAGTATTGTCTAATATTTAGGATTAAAAAGACGGAGAGATATCTTATTGCATAGGTAAATACTGTTAAATTCAAAGCTTAGCATGTAACAATCTGAAAGATCAAGAGGAATGCATAGTAATGACCTTCAGAAATCCACTTATCAGGAGAACCTTTTATAAAACCCCTACTGCtgcattttcatttaaaaacatcattttagatttatttaaaaagaaatctgttaaatatttttattttatttttaattatttttttcttgttctttatttGTAGTTTGCCCCACTACACTGAAAAGAATATGCAGACAACATGGAATTTCAAGATGGCCATCCCGTAAGATAAATAAGGTAAATCGTTCATTGAGGAAAATACAGACAGTGCTTGATTCTGTTGAGGGGGTAGATGGAGGATTGAAATTTGACCCAGCCACTGGGGAGTTTGTGGCAACAGACTCCGTAATTCAGGAATCTGATTCACAGAAATGTCTACTTTTCTCCAACAAAAACTTGTGTGTCAAAAATGTCAAGCCAGTGAATGAACATGCAGTTTCAGTACCTTCGGTGCCTGGTATTGATGGCTTGAGTTCTCTAATTAAATTGGATGCAGATGACTGTTTTATGGGTGGGAACCAAGTAGGGCTCTCAAGTAGTAAGCTCATTACAAATGCGTGTGGAGTAGAACTAGAGAAATCCCGTGTCTCTTTGATTGATTCTAGTGAAGATTCAACATTGGTTGCAATCAATGCTCCATGGCCTTCGCCTGAAAATGCCTCCTTCGGCTCTTCTCTTGCGAATAGAGGTGAAAAATGGGGTTTGAACAATGATAGCTGGAAATTACAAAATCCCGACTCGCACTTTGTGCCTCGGAGCTCTGGCTCCTTGGCTACTGCCGATGAAATGGATACTAGAGTTGGTGGGGATGATGGGATTGGTGAACGTACCCAGCGTACTTCTTCAAGTCTGACAGACTCATCAAATGCTTCCCGTTCAACAATGCCTGGCAGTTCTTCAAGCTCTATGAGCTTGGAGGAGGAGaaacattctaaattcaaatcaagCTGTGCTGATAGTGGATCCAAAATTATTGTGAAAGCTACGTACGGAGAGGATACAATCCGGTTCAAGTTTGAGCCTTCAGTCGGGTGTTTTCAACTATATGAAGAAGTTGCAAAGAGGTTCAAGATGCAAAATGGGACATTCCAGCTCAAGTATTTAGACGATGAAGACGAATGGGTGATGTTAGTAAGTGACTCAGATCTGCAAGAGTGTCTTGAGATTTTGGATGATGCTGGCGCACGTAGTGTAAAGTTCCTAGTTCGAGATAAGCCTTGTACTATTAGCAGCTCCGGCAGTAGCAACTGCTTCTTGCCTGTAGGCTCGTAATATTTGAATCTGGCTTTTACAGTAGCTTGGCAAATACCCCATGGAATTCCTGTAGAAATGGCccttttcatctctctctctgagttTATACACTTGTCATCTCTTGCACTGCCAATCACTGCGCATCAGGGTTAAAATGCCGATCCATATTGACCGCTGCAAGAACTTTATACACTTGAAAGGGGAAAGGAGCAGATGTGAAACACTATGTATGTTGGTAGATTATAGATAGGTCTGTAAATGGTAGAATTGggaataaaaattgtagtagtACGAGGATCCAAGTATGATGCTGTAGTCCCATTCTGTATAGGTTTTCCTTATAAAATCGATGGCTTGAAACTGTTGATTTTGTGGTTCAGCGGACATTTTAATCTCCTATAAATGAAATCCTTGTGTGTGGTTAGTTGTCACGTCCTATTAGAGAGCTCTTGTCTCTCTGTCCCCTCTTTCCAGTGAGTCACCTCCATGTGAGTCACTGATTCCTCGTAGCGAGTGCCGACCGGGGAAGGGGGAAGGGGGAAGAGGGAAGAGGGAAGAGGGAAGAGGGAAGAACTCAATTGCCTCCCTCTTCCTCCTCCCTATTGGCTCCCATGCCCTCTCTCTACTGGATGTTCATAAAATCTTCATAGCTGATACCCCCTCATTTGTCTATGGAGACCTCTAGATTCAGTTGCAGATTCAGATGCAACTTCCTCTATGCCTTCATCGCCAAGTTCCACCCTTTTCGGATATCGCAGTGGTGCCCCTCTTCAGCGACTCCGGTCCATCTACCACTAGTGCCCCCTTCTTTCTTGTGGTTCTcaagtttttttgttgttgcaatAATGTTGTTTAGAGAGATCCGTCTCTAGACTGCCCCTACAACCCGTTGTTTAAGGCAATCAATTTCTTAGCCGATGAGTCAATAACCCAATGGTCTGGACGATTTATTTGACCAATTTCCAGtaaattttaggtttttattataCTGTATTGGTTGTATTGGGACTTTGTTAGTTTGTCCCACCCATAGTTTTTCTGAGCAGTGCTACTGAGAAGCACTCTTTCCGAAAAGATAATTACAAGTGTGCCATGGAGAAACATTTTTTTCCGGATGAATTTCGAAAAAAATGCTTCTCCCAAGCATTACCCTAGTTTTTCTACCCTCTCTTATCCTCGTGTACtagattataataaaaaaaaaaaagaaaaaaaaaagtaacatcCAATAATTATGTATCACCCAACTATCTATCTTTTCCTATAAGGCAGAAGGATCTAAATGTCATAAATAGACAGTCGCTTAAAAATATACTAAAGCCTTGTTTTGTTTGTAGAATGAGCGAGTATTCTCTATTGGGAaattgaatagttattactgggAATAAAAGATAgtggaatggaatgattattcctactctttagtttggtaCTAACGtatatactttaattgaaatccaatcaaaattactaaaaaaatccccacattaattttttatttttattttttttaaaaaaaaactcaaataaaaaaaaataaaaaaattgaaaactagtgggtggtcgaccaccccTAGCTCTTTGCTGGGTGGCTTGTGCCACCCCAAAATGCTCCGGGAGTGGTTGCATTACCCCCGGCTCCATATGTGAATAGGTGGTCAGCCAGCCACTGTAAAtggggttttgggttttttttttttttttttttttttttttttttttttaaatggagagaaaataaaaaataatgagagattttttctggaaaatgtaGTTTATTCCTTTCATTTCTTAGAggaatatgttttcattttcgtaagagaatagttattccaattaTTCCAAGGAATATGCCTCTACCAAacaaaaatgattattttatttcatgggTCAATTCCGTAAACCAAACGATGCCTAAAAGAAATTATGAACTAAAAGTAAATGAATatgataattaaaataaaataaattatgatgtGAATAAATGGAGATTTTAGGGTTTAGAATTTTAAAGATTCAAATATTTGTAGTGTTGTTCGAAGGAGATTGGGGCTTGTTCGAACGAGAGGGAATGTCCACATGATAGTTGGTGGCACAAGCGGGGAAAGAACGGACGGCTAATGTGaagactcatttttttttttctttttatacaaTCACAAAATGAGTCATTATAGTGGTACGACTACGTGTCTCAAAGTCAACGTATGGTACATATCCCATACTATATACCTGAATATCAGAGTAACACATTTATGCAGCGGAAACATAATCTGAACAGCAAAAGTCACATCTACAAACATAAACTGTTaattatacaaaagagccataacAACGTCTTTCTGTTTAAAACTTAACAAAATATTAGTTATATCACAAAATAATAGCTATCACATGTACATGTCACAAACGACATatgccatatacaaaatatacaaaataatgGACAACCCATAGCCCAACCCATTATAACTGTCACGTTGAGCTTCAGTCGTAATATCTCAAGTATAGCGCTATAGGGTCATCATCCACATCCAGTATATCTGCAGCTAaaagaacatcatctatacggttgtggtgttAGTCATATCCTTACAGATGAATGTATGAATTCACCACCTCaacagtataaaactcactaagttctTGCATAGAAGCGACATTTCATTTTATCATttgtttacaataacaactaccatattgtttatgaaaatccTTTCCCTGAAATCATATTGGCGTTCATGATgagcttcgtgttatagttaaaggtataaccactgcaataggttttgtgagtacgagtactttgtaacttgctttgtcgttggatattagatttttttggatttggctgctccggaatggtttttctcttcacagagtttccacatcgtcaacaaatatcttgtctcttttattttttacatttaagatattttattgcacacgaacacacacttaaTATTTAAAAACAAGTGATTATTCAGGCTAGAATTGGAAGCTCAATCTTCTCAAAGTAATTGTTTCttactctttctctcttattttcagtttattttttaatttctcttcATAGAATCCTTGGATCCTATCTCATAAATACCATAATTAAAATGATCGGTTTCCTGTATTTCATTATTCAATTATTTGATGCATTAAATTACCCAATGTGTTAAACGTGCATTGAATCTCGTTTTGCATGTTATTTCTCTCTCCTTTCTCATGTCTTAATTTCTTCGGACCTTCTCTTTCCGGTCAAACttccaaagaaataaaaataaaaaaaaaaaaaaataataataataataatatcaaaaaGTGgtgcaattatttatttttatggttgGAGAGCTCTAAgcttatatatatgaatatgatTATTAATGATCGAGTAATTATTGAATATCATCTAaagacacaattttttattacattgtttatgtggcaaggtggtcccccactacttttagaatttttttatttttttaaaataaattaaggtaagaGACCACCTTACCCCATAAGCAATATaataaaaagttgtatctttgacTTTAAGTGGTGTTTAATTATTACTCTTAATAATATTATAGGCCATCATTACTCTTAATAATATTATAGGCCATCCACGTCACTATGACGTAGGGCCGCCTACATGCTATGGACGATCCAGATACCGCTTGAAAACAGCGCCCATATACTGACAAAGGCCATACGCTGCTttgggcgagagagagagagagagagagcagaaaCCTCCGTCCGTTATCTCTATATGCCGTTTCTCTTCATTTTCCAATGGAGTCCAATCGCCAACCGTCCGGTTCGTAAATTCGTCTAATtattatctcttttatttatttgtttttggattaggaatatattttgtttttgggaacgttatgtttggatggtttggcGTAAAGATTGATTGGTTTGGAGAGATTCGATGAGTTACTCTGAGATTAGATTTAAGGCTCAAATCGTCGGAGTTTCGAATTATTTGTCGCCCAAATTTTTGGTTTGAAGTTAGGCGGTGTTTGGTTGCCGATGAAAtattagaaaatgaaagaacTCGGAGTTTTGAATCATCGACTTCTTTTCTAGAAAATCAAATTTATGGTTTCGGCTGTTTTCTCTGGAGCCAAACAGCGGGGTGCTTGATGATATTGATTTTTCCGTATACAGATGAGACTAGATTCAGCTTGATTCTATTCGATGTTCAATTTGTGCTCCTCTTAATATATGTTGCGGTTTTTTATTGCCCTCCCTTGTTTCCAAGGAAAATTTTCCTCGTAGAAATTATTTTCCAGGAGGAAATTAAATTTTGGGTGGGGGGAATATTTACCCAAGGTAATTGAAGAGGCAtgaatatttttcttctcaaacGTCCATTCTAAAATTTGGggtttaaaaactaaatttccTTTGAATGTAGAAAAAAATTAGGGCTTTTGATCGAATTTCTAGCTTAGTTACTCTTTCATTCCGGTTCTTATTGGAGTGAGAATATAGAAGTTTTATTGTAAGAAGTTTTTTTATGGTTGAACTGGATTTTTCATTGCTCAGATGAAGGTTAGAATGCTTTTAGAAATTTGTCAACTGTGATGTTTGTTCAGGCTAGATTATGGTCTTTTGCTGTTGGATACTTGGGTATTGATTCTCTGAGTTGAAATCTGGGGATCAGGTAGGCTTCCTGATGGTCCCACAATTCCTAACAGTAGATGTTTAATATCCTCGATTCCTGATTTAACTACAAATAGTGGTATTAATGTGCTTGTATGCTGCGACTGCCTATGGGCTACTACAATTTGGTTACAATTTGAATTTATCAAATCCCAAAAGAATcgtaaaaaattagataaaaaagAATCTTATTTTTGAACAGAAATGTGATCAATTGTATCATTATTACAGTTGATAACAGGTCAACAAATTGAACTAAATCTAGCATCACACTATGTATAACCTTCAGACATCAGGTGTATAACAGTTGAATGGATTTTGGATGTGCATTCAAAGTACACATGTTCAATAGGTTTAGTTTGTTGTCTGGACTCTAAACCACTGATGGAATACATTATCctttactatttatttttctgtattaATTACTATAGTGCCAATGATCTTTCGTTGACACAAATGTCCATTGTTTGCCCCACTATTGGGCCATCTATGGTCATAATCTCATGTTGTTGTCCATCATTTGAGATATGTGGGTTTCTTTTGTAGACTTGACCACGGACAAAGATTTCTCTCTTCAACCCATTGGGTATATTCATGGTcactcatttatttattttatttttatttttataaatcatcGAAATTTATTCAGAGCGAAAGGGTGCTACTCAAGTAAACagaaaatatacaagaaaaacacataacttgaagaagacaaaaatcaagaaaatcagGAAAATTATGAATATGTTAACAATCCTAGCCAACTGTCTATTGGTAAAGAGTTGAAGAAAAAGGCCTTTAGTTTCGTCACCATCCTCTCGCAATTTTCAAAACTTTGattgtttctttctctccacaTATACCATATTTAGCATGGCAGAATCATCTTCCACACTCTTGTACTTTGAAAACTACCAAATTGCCCTCTCCAACTTACATAGAGATCCATCACCCATCCAGACATAACCAACTCTAACCCACAAAGGCCAAAAGTCAAAATTCAATAAGGTCCTAGCAACCTCAGAGTGAAGTAAAAGGTGGTTAATAgtttccccactcttcttatACATGCAACACAAATCTACTACTATGAGATTCTACTTtcttaaattatccaaagtgagGATTTTTCCTAAAGCGGTTGACCAAGTAAAGAAAGCTACTCTTAAAGGAACCTTACTCCACCAAATACTCCTCCAGGGGAAGGGGGCATGGTCATGGGGGATAAGGGCATAATAGAAAGATCTGACCtcaaacaaccctcttttgAAAGCGGTCCAAAAATGCTTGTGTTTCACACCCCGTCTCAGTAGGGCTGGGCAGATTGCCCGCCTATCGCCTACTAACGAAGTCGACCGCCTATTGACCATTGGTGATCGGTAGGtggcataattttatttttttcggttaaccaaaccttaattttttatttatttttttaaaaattgcaataaaaacgatgccgttttattttaagtgaaatgacatcgttttgaaagttcatttttttcctaaccttaaccctaaccctatgaCTTGTAATTTCTCAACTCTCATTCACACACGCAATTGCTACTCTCTGCCTCTCTCACATCTCGCTCTCTCACTCCTTGCTCTCTTACTCCTCGCTCTCTTACTCACTCCATTTTGATGACGTGCATTGTACTTTGATGTTGAGTTTGGTTCCATTACTTGTGAACCATTTTGTAGCTTTATTGAATTCAGGTGTTGGTTTCTTTTCTACTACCTCTAATTTTCAGATTCTCTATTCTGAAATGATTCATGAAAAATTGTGTATGGATGCAAgttgtttctcttttgtatAAAAAATCAGTTACTGATATTACTGAGTCTCCATTGTAGAAAGCAATGTTTTTCTACTATTTCTGGTATGCATTTAGTTTTTCAAAGGGTATGAAAACAtgttcaatgattaattttgagaattaaTGCACATGATTCCAAACATTTGAGTAGAACTTTAGCTAATCTACTGTCAAATTCAAATTTAGGCCCCCCAAAACAACCTATTTTGGCTAATTTACtgtcaaattcaaatttcaGCCCAAAAAAAACCATTCGGCCCCCCCCCAAAACAATCCATTTTGGCTCATAAAAAAGTCTTGGCCTAATATAAAAAGCCCATTGTTCATTGATTAACCAACCGACTAAGCATTTAACCGAAAAATTCAAAAGTTATAACCGGCggggttaagtcggttaattaacTGATTTAACCGACTTTATTGGTTCTATGGGCGAAAATACCCTTACCGTCTTGATTTAACCGATACACAACCCTTTGTCTCAACCTAATGGAATACAACATATTGAAGAACGAGCTTCTCGTTTGTTGTCGGGGTTTGAGCTTTGAACTTCTAGTTTCTTGGGTCTCGCTTGTTTCGCGCGTAGGGACGTCAGTAGGCGATTCCTATATTTGGGTCTTTCTCCTCTGGGGACAATGTGAACCTTTTATGGGTCGGGAGCTTGATATTTGGGTGTGTTTTGAGATGGAGAAGAGTTTAACCGTGGAGTCGAAGACTTTTGTCTTCTTGGTTTCTGGATGGGGCATCGGtgttgagggtggaggagaagagaaaaatgtttttccaaCGAGATCATCCTGAGTACTTAGTGCTCTGAATGGTTTGCATTGACGTTGGAAATTCTTTTGGGTTTTCTGAAAGATCAAGATCTTATCAAATCATTTAGGGAAGGGTCGAAAGTCTTGATTGATTGGAGAGGTGGTAACAAAGCTTGTTGATTCTTAGAGGCATCTGCTTTCGGGATGGGTGGTCGGAAAGGGGTCATTTTGATCCTTGAGGGTCGTGGAGGGTGGGATTGGCACGAATTCTCCGGCAAGCTAAGAATGGCCGCAGACTTCCTCTCTGCCACAGTGGGTTGCAGGTTGGGTTCCTTGTCTACTTCGGATAAGAAAGATGGGAAGGAAGAAGGGTCAAGGTCGGGTTCGGCTCCGTATTGGACGGGGCCTTCTTTTGTGGAGGTGTTGAGGTCAGATTCAGTCTCTGCCGTGAAGTCGTTGCCCATCGTGGGGGGTCGTCATTCCAAGAGGGAGGGCTTTGCTGGTGGAGCCCTGTGCTCTTGACCTTCTTTCGGCAGTGAGGTTTGTAGATGAAATTCTGAGGTCAGCGGTGGACAGTTCTACATTGGAGTCTCCTAGAGTTGATATGTTGGATAAAGACCAGCCTCATCGTCCACTGGGTAAGAAGTCTTTTCAACGTTCAAATTTGAAATTCGAAATTTCAAACTTGCGCACGTGTAGTAAGTTGGTCATCGGTTTCAACATGGTCATGGGCCAGGCTGCAAGGAAGCTTCTAGGCCGGATTGCAAGGTCTGGCATGGGTCGAAAACGCACTGGACTTCGATTGGGCTGTTTTCTGCCAAAATCCAAAGTCTCCCGGCTGTCGGAGATGTCACCGAAGATATCTTCTGGGGTGTTTTTGGGTCTTCCTTCTCCTTGGGGTGGGTCGTCTAGCCATTTGAAGATCAACCCAGCATCTTCTCCAGTCAAGTCGGCTTCCCATCTCGTCTTCCCCCCTTTGCCGGCTCCGTAGCTGTCTTCTCCGGCGACTTTGGTTGCTCTTCTGGCTCTGACTAGGCTGTTAGTGAGTTCGGAATTTTCTAGTAGCTCGTGTGGTGCAAGGCCTTTTGTCTTCACTCCTCTCTTAGGGGCTTCTGCGAAAGAGGTTGTAGAGCCTCCAGTGAAGTAAGacctttttaggaaggggtttctcaacccacGCCCGACTGTTTCAGCCCCTTCCGCTTCGCCTCGAGAGGTCAATGATGTCGGGGTGGTAGGACCTTCCTCCCCTCCGAGTGGTTGCATCATTCCTTCTTCCGTTGAGGGAAATGGATTCTCTCAATCCTGGAATTGGCATGTTGGTTTTGTTCATAACGGGGAcattgtggtttgggaggaggaatatgatttttgggatggtttgccccaggattgggcgttggatggggattttggggagTAGGCCATGGcaattcgggatgccatggaagaagaattccAGCCAGATAAGATGATTGCGCGCTAGAAGTtcaaaggaaagagagagcttttgaatttgcatagctccatcaattatggcgatgCTGAAGTTCCCTTCAGGCGTAGGAAAGACAAGACTCACATGACGTAGGACTATGTGCCTTGGCGGGTTGTGGCTTGTTTTTGTGCTTTAGTTGGGTTcctttgtggttttttttttggtgtttttttggcTTCTGGGGTTTAAGCTTCGTGGGTTTTGTTGCGTTTATGcaggttagctttggttgttcctgtgtatggtacctgtgtacttagggacgccttacgctttcattaataaagtttacttatccaaaaaaaaaaaacattccacTGATGAGACTCACTGGAAAGTTGTTAGTGATCCGCAAAAAAACATCCTTAAGGCAAGCTTTACCGAATAACTTTGAATAAGCAACCTTAAGGGCTTGGTTTGCACACCATGCATCATGctaaaatctaatcttggaccCATCCTTCAAAGCTAAACTAGTGAATCTAGAAAACACCCCCCAACCCCTCCTGATATTTTTCCAAAGACCAACCCCTCCTGATATTTTTCCAGAGGCCAACGTCACCAACCCCATGCAACCCATTTAAGCCATTAGAACTCCACCCTCCCTACATGCTGCCATATTTAGAATTCACTACCACCCTCCActgagcctctctctctctcaaaagcaTAATGCCATAAGCACTCCCCCAAGAGACCTCGATTAAACAAGAGTAAAATTTGGATCCCCAAGCCCTGTAATAAATCGGAGAACAAACCTTGTTCCAACGTACTAGATGCAATTTGAACTCTTCGCCAATACTACCCCACAAGAAATTCCATTGAAGCTTCTCTATGTGATCGGCAACGCTGATGGGagtggaaaaagagaaaaaaataagtaGGCAAATTAGAGAGGGTGCTGTTAATCAATTTAATCCTGTCACTCTTAGACAATTACAACCACTTCTAGTCAATTGTTTTAAAGATTGTGAGTTTGACGTTGTGAACATACTCCATTTCTTATAAGACTTTGTGGATTTGCACTATTTCCAAGTATCTGATTCCATAATTTGAGTGCATACTGCACATTCCATATGGTGTATGACCACGTCAATTGTGAGTTGAACATATTACTCACGACACAATGTCATGTGTTATAGAAAGGGCATTCTTTTTAATGTTCTGATGTTGAGGGCATTTTTAAATGCTAGGGAAGTTTTTTCTAttagaaattgaaaattatGTTTAGGTCACGTGTTTAAATCATCACTTGGCTTGGTTTTAATACTATTGGAAATTGGATCATGTTCTTACGTTTTGCAGCTAATAGTCCTCCACCAAAACCTTGGGAGCGAGCAGGTACCTCATCTGGCCCTGCACCTTTTAAACCCCCATCAGCTGGCAGCACGAGTGATGTAGTCGAGGCATCAGGAACTGCAAAACCTGGAGAAATAGTTTCTACTTCTGATAATAATGCAACTATTAACCGGAATGCCCTTAGTAGACCTGTTCCCACAAGGCCTTGGGAGCAGAATTATGGGAATAGCAACTATGGAGGTAATAACTGATCATTAATGGcaatttttccccttttttctcCCTTCCCCATTCTTATGGTTGTTCCTGGATCTTTGAAAACTAACCTCCCAATTCGCAGGTTATGGCTCTACTCTGGGCAACAACTCTGGCTATGCTTCTGGAACATACGGTTCATATGGTGGTGTTGGGGGTTCATATGGTGGTGCTGGGGGATTGTATGGTGGTGCTGGGGGATTGTATGGTGGTGCTGGGGGGATGTACGGTAACAGCATGTATAGGGGAGGTTATGGTGGGGCTTATGGATCTTCTGGCATGTATAGTGGTGGAATGTATAATAGTGGTTTGGGAGGCTCTATGGGTGGTTATGGAATGGGTATGGGTGGTGGTCCTTATGGAGTTCAAGATCCAAATAATCCATATGGTGATCCTCCATCTCCTCCAGGGTTTTGGATTTCAGCTCTTCGGGTGGTAAGACATATAATACTTTTTCTAGTTTCTTTCTTCTATACATAGGATGACAAAGACATCATGCACATAATACATAAgagggacttttttttttcttatccatGAAGTCTGGAATTACTTGCCCTTGTGTTTGGACCTGTTGCTAATTCATTGGCTGGGGTTTGGATTAATGGTAATATTTAAATCTTACCATTGCCAATCCAACCAATGAAAGAAAACACTGAAGCTTGCCAGATgattatgcatgactaaaggCTTGTCAAAATCTCCTCCAGATGAGTATAACTTCGGTTACCCAATGTGCCAGATGTAACTAGAAACTTGCCTCCATATGTTCACATTTTTCTATCTGCTGTTTTACTTGATCACTTTAAGGGCTTTTGGGTTCTACCATGATGGTAATGGATTGCTTCAGAA contains the following coding sequences:
- the LOC133879238 gene encoding peroxisomal membrane protein 13, translating into MESNRQPSANSPPPKPWERAGTSSGPAPFKPPSAGSTSDVVEASGTAKPGEIVSTSDNNATINRNALSRPVPTRPWEQNYGNSNYGGYGSTLGNNSGYASGTYGSYGGVGGSYGGAGGLYGGAGGLYGGAGGMYGNSMYRGGYGGAYGSSGMYSGGMYNSGLGGSMGGYGMGMGGGPYGVQDPNNPYGDPPSPPGFWISALRVMQGVVNFFGRISILIDQNTQAFHLFMTAMLQLFDRSGVLYGELARFVLRILGIRTKPKKVHPPGPNGLPLPGPHNPHVNQNYIVEAKSAPSGSWDNVWGDDAGK